The proteins below are encoded in one region of Silene latifolia isolate original U9 population chromosome 2, ASM4854445v1, whole genome shotgun sequence:
- the LOC141640783 gene encoding uncharacterized protein LOC141640783 → MGTSSNPFKEPILDRLADFDVISLPHDPGLRRKLTDFHINDRNIIRREYVRRGLCQPRDHKFPKTKHNFVVAWFDKFKPWLEYCKEKDAAFCFVCYLFKSDCVSGGEAFVNEGFRTWSKTDAFTKHVGNHMNAHNNAMRNFDVFNKQKSSIACCFANYTKEAKNDYRIRLDASRDALRFITLQGLASRGHDESDESLNQGNFLELRKVFAERDINVARALFDKKKSTWKLYSHLI, encoded by the coding sequence ATGGGTACTAGTTCAAATCCTTTTAAAGAGCCAATTTTAGATAGGTTAGCCGATTTTGATGTTATTTCTCTTCCACACGATCCTGGGTTGAGGAGAAAGTTAACAGATTTTCACATAAATGACCGTAATATAATAAGAAGAGAGTATGTTCGAAGAGGACTATGTCAACCTCGTGATCACAAATTTCCAAAGACAAAACATAACTTTGTTGTTGCGTGGTTTGATAAGTTTAAGCCTTGGTTGGAGTATTGTAAAGAAAAGGATGCAgcattttgttttgtttgttatttatTCAAGAGTGATTGCGTATCGGGTGGTGAGGCTTTTGTGAACGAGGGGTTCAGGACCTGGAGTAAAACTGATGCATTCACTAAGCATGTCGGTAACCATATGAATGCTCATAATAATGCCATGAGGAATTTTGATGTTTTTAATAAACAAAAATCTTCAATTGCGTGTTGCTTTGCAAATTATACTAAAGAAGCTAAAAATGATTATCGTATTCGATTGGATGCTTCAAGGGATGCATTACGGTTTATTACTTTACAAGGGTTGGCATCTCGTGGTCATGATGAAAGTGATGAATCCTTGAACCAAGGTAATTTTCTAGAGCTTAGGAAAGTATTTGCAGAGCGTGACATTAATGTGGCTAGAGCtctttttgataaaaaaaaaagtaccTGGAAATTGTACTCTCACCTCATCTAG
- the LOC141640782 gene encoding uncharacterized protein LOC141640782 — protein MALCLRYVDKTGEVKEKLLGIVHVGNTTSVTLKAAIEKLLHANSLTLSSVRGQGYDGASNMRGSINGLKTLIMEETPSTYYVHCFAHQFQLALVTVAKKNVDYSVLLDSLGILFNVIGSSCKRKDILREKKAENVLKALQAGELAYGTGLNQEKGLSRPGDTRWAYHFKTILYVFDIFLAILEVLDANGEFCDGSELVKVESLAFTMRTFDYVFIGQLMITIFGITDKTTFIHIYTPYLYIFMVVLRIF, from the coding sequence ATGGCTCTTTGTTTGCGGTATGTTGATAAAACAGGGGAGGTAAAAGAAAAACTTTTGGGTATTGTACATGTGGGTAATACTACTTCTGTAACCCTTAAAGCTGCAATTGAAAAGCTGTTACATGCAAACTCTCTTACTCTTTCTAGTGTTAGAGGTCAAGGTTATGATGGTGCAAGTAATATGAGAGGTTCAATCAATGGTCTTAAAACCTTAATCATGGAGGAGACTCCTTCTACTTATTATGTTCATTGTTTTGCTCATCAATTTCAGCTAGCACTTGTTACGGTGGCTAAGAAAAATGTTGATTATAGTGTCCTTCTTGATTCACTCGGCATTTTATTTAATGTGATTGGAAGTTCCTGTAAACGTAAAGATATTCTCCGAGAAAAAAAAGCCGAAAATGTTTTAAAAGCATTACAGGCGGGTGAACTTGCATATGGAACTGGCTTAAATCAAGAGAAAGGTTTAAGTAGGCCCGGTGATACTCGTTGGGCATATCACTTTAAAACCATTTTGTACGTGTTTGATATATTTCTTGCCATTCTTGAAGTTCTTGATGCGAATGGTGAATTTTGTGATGGAAGTGAGCTAGTAAAGGTGGAGAGTCTTGCATTTACCATGCGAACATTTGACTATGTTTTTATTGGACAATTGATGATTACTATTTTTGGGATTACTGATAAGACGACATTTATCCATATTTACACTCCTTATCTTTATATTTTTATGGTCGTCTTGCGCATATTTTGA